From the Astatotilapia calliptera chromosome 6, fAstCal1.2, whole genome shotgun sequence genome, one window contains:
- the LOC113024613 gene encoding dynein light chain 4, axonemal: protein MAGTGEGKKEEADYKRLHSFPLIRHTDMPEEMRVETMELCVTACEKYATNNESAAKMIKESMDKKFGSSWHVVIGEGFGFEVTHEVKNLLYMFFGGSLAVCVWKCS, encoded by the exons ATGGCCGGGACTGGCgagggaaagaaagaagaggCCGACTACAAGAGACTGCACAGCTTCCCTCTCATCAGG CACACAGACATGCCAGAGGAAATGAGGGTTGAGACCATGGAGCTGTGTGTTACAGCCTGTGAGAAGTATGCCACCAACAATGAG AGTGCTGCAAAGATGATCAAGGAGTCCATGGATAAGAAATTTGGCAGCTCGTGGCACGTGGTCATTGGCGAAGGCTTCGGCTTTGAGGTCACACACGAGGTGAAGAATCTTCTTTACATGTTCTTCGGAGGAAGCCTGGCCGTCTGCGTGTGGAAGTGCTCGTAG